CTCAGAGCACGCTCTGGTAGTACAGATCTGACGTTGCTCAGCTCtccctgtcaggctcttctggaGCTTCCTGGATGCTGACTTTAAAGACCGCGTCCTCTGATACAGGCAGCAGCTGTGCGAGGGCCAGAAAGGATGCCCAGCCTCACCTGAGCGCCTGCCCGGAGGGGACGCTCACGGCCGCCCGGCAGAGGCCACGCCTTCTCCCACGGCCGCGACCTGGGTGTTTAAGGGGGCATTTGGGCTCGTAATTAGGAGTAGCAGGTGGGAGAGGAGCGGTAGCTGATGTCAGTTGGCACAGAATTCGGCACGATGGCTAACCTTTGAGTCTCTTCTTACCGGTAGCTTGAATCCCCTAAGTTCAGTTTAGACGGGAACAGAACTGTTGTGACGCTGGGTGGAACCTCAGCCGGGCGGGAGTTCTGTCCCCGTGGCGCCTGAGTGCCGACAGCCGTCTGACCTGTGACCTTTCTCTCGTTGGAGACTTGCGTTCAGAGGACGTTTGATACAGGAATGATGCCCTTGCTCTGAGCTGTTGGACCGGATTATGTTTGAGGTTCCCTCGGGCAACAGCGTTTTCCTTCCGATAAGTAAAAGGAGGCAGTGCCCTGTTAGTGGGGGTCCAGATAGGGCCTCACCAGCGAGGTGGGGCCGCTCGTCGGGGACGATGGCCGCGCTGAGGCGAAGGGGCCCGGCAGCAAGCCAGGTGGCACACGGGGGTTCCTTGTCTGGGGCCTGGGGGAGAGGCTTCCCTGCGTCTGTGGCGGTTTAGTTTCAGCAGGAATTTCAGTGTGTTGAGGCCTCCTCCGTCCCAGAGCGCGAGACTGGACTCCAGCCTCGTCGTGGAAGTAGACCGTGACCTTGCCGACGGGCTCAGCTCCCTGAGAGTGCCGCGGGTGGCCGGCCCGGGGTCAGGCAGGGCCTGGAGGAAAAGGTGCTCTGTGGAGTGGCTCTTgaagggtgagggctgctgtgagAGGCGGAAgggctgctgtggctgctgcgaATGAGGCGCCCCGCAGGCTTGAAGGGAGCACGCTCAGCTGTGACAGGCCTCCTGCCTTTGGTACCTGCGTCCAGCGGCGGGAGCGTTCCAGAGTCTTTAAGAAGAGGGTTGTCGCGGTCAGCCTGCTCCGAGGTGGGTCGGGGTGGGGCGAGTCTGGAGTGCGGCATGGATTGAGGGCTGTCACGGGAGAAGGGAGCGTGAGAAGCTGGACTGAGGCCTCCTGCGTGGGGAGTCCGGGAGGAAGCCGCTGGGGCGCCCTGCTCTGGGCAGTTTCCTGGAGGTGAGGCGAGAGGTGTGGCCTCAGGCTGATTGGACGGCGCCTCAGGTGAGAGATGcgaggcagggctggggagggacaCGGGTCTGCGGCAGGGGGCCGGGCAGGGCTCCGGCTAGACAGATTTGGGTCTGAGCCCAGGTGGAAGCGGCAGAGCCCGCAAGAAGAGCTGGGGGCGCGGAGTGAGGGTGCGGGAGCGGATGTGGGGGCCCAGCCCGGAGCGCTCTGACTGCACGGCCGTGTCGCCGGTCTCCCTGGGATGGGTGCTTGTGCACTGTTCTGGTTCCCACCTTTTTGCTGTGGAATCTTTCCTACGGCCGCAGGGGTCTCGGTCTTCGTGTCCGTCCCCCCGGGGCCTTTGAAAATCTGTCCTGCCAGTTGATGGTTTcgctttgttttttgaatttgaagccgctcagtcgtgtccgactctttgcgaccccgtggactgtagcctaccaggtttctccgtccatgggattctccaggcaagaatactgaagtgggttgctatttccttctccaggggatcttccccacccagggatcgaacccgggtctcccacattggaggcagatgctttaacctctgagccaccagggatgttgtTAAAGCTGAAGATGCCTGCGTGGGTTTTTTTGCCGTGCGGCTTTTGCCTGGAGGCGGCGGCCGGCCTGCAGTCGCTTGAGGCGCGTGCTCCGGCCTTCGCAGGGAGCTGCGGTCTGCGCCTGGGCCCCTGTGTGTGCTGGGCACCGCGTACGGTCCTGGTCACGGGACAGATTGCGAAAGGACGGGGCGCAGGGGCTGGTTCCGCTGCTGTTTCCTGGTTCTCGGGGTCTGTGGCGTTCCCGGTGTCTGAGCCCGCTGTGAGCGGCGACACCTCCTCGGGGAAGGGCCTGCTGGTCAGCTTTGTGGGCCCTGAAGCCGTCCCGGCCCGCCCGCTCGGACCAGCCGTGGGCCTGCAGGCTGTGGTTTGCGGAGCCCTCTGCCACGCTGATGGATTTTGTGTAGTGTATTGGCGCTAAGAGCCTTCGTGCGCTTGCTTAAGGGTTCTGTGAAAAGCTCTGGCAAGACCACAGGTAGCTGGTGGACTCACGGGGCACCGGCCCTTTGCAGCAGTGCGGGGAGGGCCTGGCTGGCTGGCCCAGGACCAGCCAGCCAGCAGCTGTGGGGAGCCCGCAGGGGGCGCCTCTGGACCCTCGGTCTGCAGCCTCTTCCCGGTGGAGAACCAGGACCTTTGTAAGCCCGTCTTCCACAAGGCCTTTTcgcgctcagtcgggtctgactcttcgcaaccccgtggactgcagcccgccaggcgtCTCTGCCCATGGCCTTCtgcaggcaggagtgctggagtgggctgccatctccttctccgggggcctccccgacccagggacccGGCGCACGTCTGGTGCGTCTCCTGCGGCGCGGGCGGGCTCTTCACCTTCTGCTTCACCGCCGGCCGCCCGGGGGCGAGTGTTTGTGCGGCACCGCTCGCCTGTCCCCTGACCCTTAGGGAAGCTTGACCCCGTCCGCCCCTGCTGTGGCATGGATGGCATGTGCTCCCCTTTCCCTTCCAGTCTGCCAGGGTGACGTTTGCAGTCTTGGGAGCAGGAGCTTGGTTTCAATTCATTGTCTGTCCCCTGAGCTCTTACTAGAGCCAGCGGGTCCCTGGGTAGATGGATGTCGTTAATGCTGACCTCGCTGAAGCTGCTCTGGCGTCCTCAGGCCCTGTGCTGCGGGACTCCCTGCTTCTCACTTTGAACTGTGTAGACAGTGAAAACCTCAGCGCGTCTGCCCTGGAGCTGAGCACTCTTGGTAAAGTCGCTGAGGTTTGGTGAAAACTTGCACAGAACCTCTGGCCCTTGAGATAGGAGCAGGGGTGTGCATTGGGGGCTCGGGGCCGGTCAGGGGCTGCCGTGGGCTTGGCACAGCGCTCATTCGGGCGCTGCGGCCGGCAGGAGTGAGGGCTCCGGGGCCACGTGCCAGGCACACCCACCCGAGGGCCCCGTGAGGAGGCCTCAGCCCGCACCGCAGCGTGGGTGTCAGCGCCTCCTCACCGAGGCTGCTCCTGCCGCGCTCTCGGAGGTGTCGGCGCTAAGCAGTTTCCCCCTCAGTTGTCAGGCTCTCAAGGAATGAGGCCTTGGAGGTGTTCCATCAGGCTGCTCTCCGCCACCGCCCAGGTGTCCTGACTGCTGCGCAGCCCACCGTTTACATGAGAAAGGCCTGCGTTTTCCCAGATGCCTGCGCTCTGGAGGGTGGTGTGGCAGTGTCCTGAGGCCCGTGAGagtgttggtgcatttaatgcgGGGACACAGTCCAGGGAGATGACACGCGGGAGTGTGTGATGGTGTCATAGACGGTGACAGACAGGACCGTCCGGACGCAGGGGGCTCGCTCGCAGCAGGCACCCGAGGGCAGGCGCCGTGGAGGGGCCACGCTGCAGGAAAGCCGCCCCAGCAGACGTGGGCGGAGACAGTGGGCCGTGGGCGGGGCGACTGGCCTCCTTAGGGCAGCGGCCGGGGACTTGTTCTCTTtcgttttcccttttttttttttttgctgttgtaacatgttggcactttttttttttttttttttaaggaaacgtTTCTGTAAATTAGAATGGTTCAGTGTAGGAGGCCATGTTGTGATGTTGTCCTGCGAAACAGCTTTTCAGGTCATTGActtggggagaaagggaaaggccgCCCCCTTCGGGGAACACACAGCCAGTCGGTGGGCCAGCAGCGTGTCCTGTCCTAGCACTCGCCCCAGCTCAGAGACAGCTGTGCAGGCTGCGCCCCCGAGAGGTGGAGACGCTGAGGGAAGTTTCTCAAGTAGCTTGGGCTTCAGaaaagctggggggggggggggggggcagttgcTCACGGCGAAATAGTTCTTCCCCAAACATCATGTATTTGCAACTTTCCAGACACTCTTTAGGTGGAAGGAGACCTCCGAGTTTCTCCTGAGGAAGGGGCGCTCCAGGAGGGGGCAGAAGGAGGGGGCTGCTTTTCTGACCCACCCCAGGGGCTTCCTGCCTGCGGCGCTGGCTCCCAGGAGCTCTGAGCCGGCCAGGGCCGCGGTGCTCAGCGCAGGGCATACGCCTCTGAGCCTGTCTGTGAAAACGTGGGGCTCGGATGGTGATTGCCATACGAGATGCAGTAGGCTAGTGGTTTTTCttcgttttcctttttttgtaacGCAAGTGCAGACTCCCTTTTCCCGTTTTTGTATTTTGAGGGGCCTGAAGGGCCCTGTCGTCTTCTCTCTGGTGCCTGGGGACGCGTGCAGGACGCCAGCCCTAGGTGAGGACCAAGAGGAGTGTGTGGCGATCGTGACGGGCCTCAGGAAGGCGCAGCTGCACTTAGTGGGGGTTTTTAAAAGGCCAGGCGTCTGCGCGTGTGAATGGGAGGGTCCTGTGAGACGCGCGGAGGCGCCCTGGTCAGGATGGTCAGGAGCCCCTGCTGCTGGACTCCAGAGAGTCAGCCAGGCACAGGGCCTTCTCAGTGAGacgcggggaggggagggagccgTCAGTCTCTCACAAGCTTGGCAGACGCTGGTGCGGAGCGAGTCCCCTCTCAGCGGTTTTCTCTCCCCCTGCAGGTACCCCAGCCCGCCGGTGGGCTCCGTGTCCGCACCCAGCCTGCCCACCGCGGAGGAGAGCCTGGAGTACGTGCGGACTCTGTACGACTTCCCTGGGAACGACGCTGAGGACCTGCCCTTCAAGAAGGGCGAGATCCTGGTGATCGTTGAGAAGCCGGAGGAGCAGTGGTGGAGCGCCCGGAACAAGGACGGCCGGGTGGGCATGATCCCCGTGCCCTACGTGGAGAAGCTCGTGCGGGCCTCGGCCCAGGGCAAGCCCGGGAACAGGAATTCCAACAGCTACGGGGTCCCCGAGCCCGCCCACGCCTACGCACAGCCGCAGACCACGGCGCCCCCTCCTGCCGCCGGCGCCCCCGGGGCCGCCGTCAGCCCCCTGCCGTCCACACAGAATGGACCTGTCTTTGCAAAAGCAATTCAGAAACGCGTGCCCTGTGCTTACGACAAGACCGCCCTGGCCTTAGAGGTAAAGGCTGCCCGGCTGGGTCTTTGGGGCTTTGACACTTGGGTTTTCTGGGGTTTGGCCGTGGCCCTGGGGGATGTTAGCTCCCCcactggggatggaacccaggccctcagcaacGACAGCGCGGAGTCCGGACCGCCAGGAAGTTTCCTCAGTTTTGTCTGTAATCTTGTCTCTGTAAGGCCAGGACTGCTCATTTAAGGTTAACTGACGGGGATGAGAGCTGGATGCCCGGGAAGACCCGCATGAGGGTCCCAGGCGGCTCCACGTCCCCCACGGTAGCTGCCTGGCTGGGTTCTGCTTCCAGAGCCTCAGGTGTGCTCTCAGACCAGTTGGTTTTCTTTGCAGTAaggaagtgaaatcgctcagtcgtgtctgactctgacacCTTGGACTgtaccctgtcaggctcctctgtccatggaattttccaggcaagagtaccagagtgggttgccatttccttctccaggcagtaaGGGAAGACAGTGGTTAAGAAAGACCCACGCCCTAGAGATGAAATCAGCACACAGGTGGATACACAGCTCCACGTTTCTAACGTTGTGAGCAGCTGGGAAATGGGAATAAGCGTGGACTCCTCTTCAGCTGGGCAAGGGAAGGACGTTCCAGTGTCTCAGGCTTCAGTTCCTTGAGATTTTGTAAACTATAACAGCGTGAAAGAGAACTTTCATGTTTTAATCACCAAGTCATGTTCCTCTGATTGTGAACTGCTTCATAAGAGGACAAAGGCTCTTGCAAGGCGTAATGTATGACTGTGGCTTGTCAAAATACAAAGAGCTGTGTGTTGGGGGGGCTAACCTGCAGGAGGAAGGAGTTTGGTGAGATGTCGGTGCGCCCAGGGAACCCCGTGTGAGCACGGACCCCGTGGCGGGCCTGCGGGCGCCTGTCCTAGAATTGAGGTTCGGAGCTGCGGCTCCTCGCGCCTTCGTTTGCTGGTAGCTCGTGAACCCCTGCAGTGTGAGAGTCGTCATGTGGTCGCGTGCGCGTGTGGAGGCCCTGAGACGCAGCTCCTGCGGAGCCGTGCGCTCACCCCAAGGCCACCGTGGGGCAGGTGGCCTGCTGCTTCCTCGCAGCCTGCCCGCAGGTTTGGTGGGAGCCCTGGTTTTCCTGCTTTTTCTCACTGGTTATCCTGAGGTGTTTTGGACCAAGAGTTACCCAGTGAACTTCACCTGGAGGCTTGGTTCGGAGCCCGAGGTGACTTCTCTGTCTCATGCTGGCCCGAAGGGAAGAGTCCCGCGGCGGGGGAGCCCCGGGCCCTCTGACGCTTCCCAGGAAGGCCggacaggaggcagggaggcccccACTGCCCGGGCCGGGCCGACAGGCTGCTGGCTTCTATAAGGGTTCAGGCTCTGGgagcacccccagccccccaggggAGCCGGGAGCTAGGTTCAGGGTTGTGTGGTGCAGCGGGCCATTGGCACACATGGGTGAGCGGGAGTCCGGGCTCCCAGTCAGAATGCCAGGCCACTAAAGGAAGTCAGGAGCTGGGTTCTCACCTGAGCCAGGGCTTAAAGCCACACTCCCTTGAGGGCGTCTGCCTGTTGGCCTCTGACTGGAAGGCGTGCAGTGTAGAAACCCCATCGCCCCTGTTCCGTGGGGTTGGGGGTTGCAGAGGGGGCCGCTCGCAGCGGGAGGAGTGGACGCGTAGACGGGCCCTGGGGAGAccagggtggggagaaggaagctCGTTGTGAGACCACCTGTGTTCACAGCCGTGTCGCCGCTCCTCCAGCCTCGGGCCCCAGAGACAGGCCTGCACGCCCCAGGCTCCCAGTGACGCCGGTCGGCCGCCTTCGCGGATCCACCCAGAGGGCGTTGTGGACCAGGAAGGGGCCCTTGGCCAGATCCCACTGCTCTGTGTGTTTACGCGGGGCTCTGGGCCGGGCCGTAAAGAAGCGTTCTGGGAGCTACCTTACCTTCTAAAGCTGGTGCCTGTCTTGGACCCTCTTGAGGCACTTACAATTAGGCTGCCAGGAAAAACGCTAACATTAAAATAAGAAAGGTGAGACAAGTAGGACAGAGAGTGCCGGGCTGGAAGCGGCGCTGCTCCCTTTGAGCCGCTGTGGCGGGGCTGCGGGTGAACTTCACTGCCGGAATTAGTTCACGCTTTTTCTGTGAAACTTGACTTTGAAAGAACATTCCTGCCCGTAAAGCACTGTCTTAAGCGAAGGCTTTCATCAGACCCTTGGTTCTATTGCCCCTTGGGATTCAGTCTGAAGCGGGACCTCCCATGCCTGGTGGAGCAGGGCTGGAAGGGCTCAGGGAAACAGGGTTGGCCTTTCCGAAGAAGGATTCTTGGTGGAAGAGAGTGTGTGGAACAAGGGCCCCGGGGCCGCTACAAGCTCACCGGCAGCCCGAGTTGTGTCCTCTGACCCAGCGGCTGCCCCGGGTGTGGTCTCGGGCACGCTTCTTACACCTCCAAGCAGAATGGTACACGGTGGTTCCTTACTCATCCAGTCATCCGTCCAAGCTCTGAGGGGTGCCTTACAGTGTAGGGTCCTGCCACCAAGGAGCTTGCCCCTGTCGGAAGTTTGGAGGCAGGAGCCAGCTGTGGGTGAGTGAGCTGATGATACAGAGTCGGCCCGGGAGACGGAGGGAGCAGCTGGGAAGGTAGGGGTGTGGTCCGGGAGGGCTTCCTGCAGGAGGTGACCCTTGAGCTGAGTTTTGAAGCGTGACTAGAAGCTGACTGGGTGAAGTGGGACGAGGCATTCCTGGCAGAGCAGGAGCTTGTGGGAACAGGAGGACACACCTGCGTGGCTGCAGCTTGGGGGGAGTGCTGGGTGTTGGGCCAAAGACAGACGCCTGGACGCGGCTGCCGCTGTGTCACAGGGCCAGGCTGATGAGGTGGAGACCTTGGGAAGCCTGCCGACAGGCAGCTTACCTTTTTACTGATTGATTTTAAGTAACTGGGGGCGGACGCTCGAGTCTCCCTCTAAAGATACCAGTCTCACACACTCGTATTCCAGCTTTCCTGACCTGAAACGAAAGGGAAGAAATCTGTTAGCCCCTCAGAGCTGTGCTTGGCTCGGGTGCACTCAGCGTGTCCGGGTCTGAACGGGCCTCAGGGAGCggtggtgggaggggcaggggctgcgGTCCGCAGGGGCCCCCGGACGGAGCGGGGCCACGGCGCTGATGGGCCCCCAGGAGGGCTTGGCGCGTGCCCGTCTGCCTGGGGCTGTGGTCCCCACAGCGGCCCTCGGCCTCACCGTGGGCTCCTCTGGACCTCCTTCCGACAGCAGGGGCTCACCAGGTGCTCGGGGGGCACAGGGGCCGGTCCTCGAGGGGCCCGGGACAGTCTCAAGGCACCGGCTCTGCCCGTGTGGGCGGCCCGGAGGCCCCCACCTGGAGAACAGCTCACTCTGTCCCTGCCTCGCCAGGGGTTCGGACCTCAGTGTGCCCCTCCAGCTGTCCCTCTTGAGGGCTGTGGTCTTGAGTCCTGGTGACGTCGTGCGGCTTCATATTAACTGCAGGTTTCACAGACGTGCGACCCACGGCCTCCTCTGCGCCCCTCCTGATCAGAGCCCGTCTCTAGGAAAGGACAGGGAGCTCTGTCTGGTGCAGCTTGGCCCTGGCTGAGCGCATGCAGCCTTCCAGACCCATCTCCCCTAAATCCTCATAAACCACCTGTTTGCTAATTGTGTCCAGAACTTTGTCCAGGTGTGGTCTCAAGCTCACTGTGAATGTTTTATAGAATTTGCCATCATCCCTGTTGGAGCAAAGACCGAGAGTTGACGCTTGGTCAGGACGCCAGTGTCCCGCGATGCAATTCTCTGTGGCAGGTGGCCTGCACGGGCCTGTCCTGCCTGCCAGTGGGTTCCGTCAGCCCGTGGCCGCCCGTCCTTATCGGCAGGAGGGCGCCCTTCGTCGGGCGCTCTCCGCGAGCTCACCTGCGTGCCCGGGAAGCCTGCTCTCGCTCCCCTCGGGTCCTCTCAGTTGCCGTGTTGGCATCTCTTGGGTTGTCTGCCCCCATTTGAAAACCCCTCAACGCTGGACTGCGTCTGGTCTCAGAACCTTCTGAGTTGGCCTTTCTGTGCCCAAGGCCCGGGTGCCGTTCCTGTGCGCCCAGGGACGCGGGTCTGCGGCGGGAGGCCCCGTCGGGTGTCTCAACACACCCCCCGCCGCCGCGGCCTGGCGGGGTGCCCCCGGGTGCCACCTGCACCCTCTCACTGACGTTGAGTCGTGGTCCTTCCCAGCATCCGGCTTTAGGGACCCACCTCTGAGGCAGCAGTCTCTCCTGGCATAGCGTTTTCTCACTGGGCTGTGAACTGCAGAAGAGTGTTCCTCTCTTCACATGTGAGCGGGGTGAGAGGCTGTGAAATCGGGGCCCTGCTGCAGGCCACACAGACAGCTCACCGTGCGAGCCGCAGTCTCCGTCTGTGGCCGCAGCTATTGTGCAGGGGCTTCAGGGGCACACGAGGTCGTGCTTGCAGCCGCCCTGCTTCACACACTTCGAGCTGGAGCTTGACGGTCTCGTGGTGGGTAcggggcagagccaggactcagcCCACGGTGTTTCTCTCAGCAGATTTACTGAGGTGAAACCCACACATCTTAGTTTACCCACGTAACGTGCACAGCCCGTTGGGCTTCGGCATGTTACATCGCTCATCTTTTTACtgagttgcaaagatcccctggagaaggaaatggcaacccactcccatattcttgcctggaaaaatcccaccgacagaggagtctggtgggctaccgtccgtgggggtcgcaagagtcggacacgactgaacacacacacactgtgcgtAACAGATTGCCGGTGTTCAGGGTGCAGTTCAGCGGCATTGACCGTGCAGCCTTCACCACTGTCTGTCCCGAAACCTTTTCATCGCCCCGGACAGAAGCTGTAACCGTCGGGGAGGAATGCCCCACCCGTGTCCTTCGCCCTGGCAACCTCCGGCCCACCGTCTGTTCTGTGGGTCTGCCAGTTCCTCATGAAAGTGGGGCATCTGTCTTTGCGTCTGCCTCATTTCACAGAGGTTCGTGTTGCAGCGAGTATGTTCATTCTCTTTGTGGCCCAGCACGATGCTCTGTGCAGATGGCAGGCGGTGTGTGCCCATTCACGAGACCACGGTCATGAGCGTCGGTCCTGCCTTCCTCTTGCTGAGGAAGGCATGATGAACATTTCTGTGCAGGGTTTTTTCTGTGAATACCTGTTTCCAGTTCTccagtgaaagtcgttcagtcctgtccaactctttgcgaccccatggactgtagccctccaggctcctctgtccgtgggattctccaggcaagaagactgcgttgggttgctgttccctcttccagggaatcttcctgacccagggatagaacctgggtctccagcgttgcaggcagattctttaccgcctgagcctgCGGGGAAGGCCTGgccgttctccagggaatctgcccagCAGGCATTGCTGGGTTGCTGAGGTCAGCCAGACTGTTTCCCGCAGCGGCCTCCAGCCCCACAAGCAGTTGGCCGGGGTTGCAGTCCAGCCTCAGCAGCACCTGTTGCTCTCCCCCTTTTGAGAGTCACCACAGCTGCCCGGAGGGCTATGAAGTGGCAGCTCGTGGCAGTGACTTTCCGACTCTGTCACTGGAAGGCTCTTTCCCTGGGCCTCTTGGCGATTTTCCTGTCTTCTCTGGGAAGATGGAGGTCAGgacctttgctcatttttaaatcgGTTTGTTTGCCTTTTGTGGTTGGGTTGTAGGAGCTCTTCGTACATTGGGAGGGTCTGCAGTTAGCGACCCTGCGCAGCGCGCTTCTCGTCTGAGACGCCCTGCGTTTGTTTGAACACGGTTGCTGCATTGTGAGCCTTCGATGTGCAGTAACGCAGATGGCTGTTTGAGAGGCGCCCTCCCACCCGTGGGTCCGCCTTTCTCAGAGCCCAGTACCTGCCCTCCTGGGGCCCTGTGCTCAGGCGCCGTGGCGGAGGGGCTCCTCACTCCACCTGGCAGCCCTGGGCCCTTGGTCACTTGAGGCCAGCAGCCAGCTGGCTCGCCCAGTAGCTTTAGCAGGAGGTGCCTTTTcccaaatgaaatcatacaagGTGGTTTCGTAAGAAGCTGGGAACCACCGGAATGAAGAAGGCAGTTGAGGGGGGTGCCTATTACAGGGGGCAGAGAACATTGGAAACACCATGAGCAATCGATGCGGCCTCGCGCTCGCCCCACCACCAGCTTGTTTCGGAGTATCCTCGGGGCGAGTGGTGAGCGATGTGTCTCGCCCTTGGTCCTGCTCTTCGG
This is a stretch of genomic DNA from Budorcas taxicolor isolate Tak-1 chromosome 17, Takin1.1, whole genome shotgun sequence. It encodes these proteins:
- the CRKL gene encoding crk-like protein, which translates into the protein MSSARFDSSDRSAWYMGPVSRQEAQTRLQGQRHGVFLVRDSSTCPGDYVLSVSENSRVSHYIINSLPNRRFKIGDQEFEHLPALLEFYKIHYLDTTTLIEPAPRYPSPPVGSVSAPSLPTAEESLEYVRTLYDFPGNDAEDLPFKKGEILVIVEKPEEQWWSARNKDGRVGMIPVPYVEKLVRASAQGKPGNRNSNSYGVPEPAHAYAQPQTTAPPPAAGAPGAAVSPLPSTQNGPVFAKAIQKRVPCAYDKTALALEVGDIVKVTRMNINGQWEGEVNGRKGLFPFTHVKIIDPQNPDESE